Below is a genomic region from Paenibacillus pabuli.
TTCGAAATCAAGCAACCCGGACAACAGATTGTGAATGGAAAATCCATTCGATGTTCCCGGAATCATTTCTCCCTTTTCACGGGCACATGACTCACAAATATGGAATTCCGTCTTCTCTCCATTCACGATTTTGGTGAAATGAAGTGTCGCCGGACGTTTGTCGCATTCTTGGCACAGCATTTAGGATGTACCTCCTTGATCCCGATAGTTTTCATTTACCGAGCAAAGATATTAACATCGCCTTTAACATTCTGGCACGAATTTGATCCCGGTAAGGAAGTTTGACCAATAAAATTTCTCTTGATACAGCTGCACGCATCAACCCGGCTTCCCGTTTACTCAGAAAACGTGCTTCTTCCAGTTGATAAATCAAGCCTTCGGCAGCTGTCTGTCCAATCTCATCCCCGATGCTATGGTGCAGATGATTATGCAGAGCAGAGTGAGCCGGCAATTCAATCCGCTGTATGCGGACATAACCGCCACCACCACGTTTACTCTCAACCAAATATCCTTTTTCAAGAGTAAAGCGTGTGCTAATTACATAGTTGATCTGGGATGGTACGCATGAGAATTGATCTGCAAGATCATTACG
It encodes:
- a CDS encoding CtsR family transcriptional regulator, which produces MRNISDIIEQYLKSILHESPEGMVEIQRNDLADQFSCVPSQINYVISTRFTLEKGYLVESKRGGGGYVRIQRIELPAHSALHNHLHHSIGDEIGQTAAEGLIYQLEEARFLSKREAGLMRAAVSREILLVKLPYRDQIRARMLKAMLISLLGK